A region of Spodoptera frugiperda isolate SF20-4 chromosome 26, AGI-APGP_CSIRO_Sfru_2.0, whole genome shotgun sequence DNA encodes the following proteins:
- the LOC126912492 gene encoding uncharacterized protein LOC126912492 — protein sequence MLIEKLGLTMSSSKTKICVFKKGCFRRLINFDFDGTSIDVVNNVKYLGLWLDSSLRWGKHINETSQKVIKYINLLKILSGPGWGVHQKHLRRLYISIIRSRIDYASFLFDNSCNSKLIKLDRIQNQALRVIGGFIRSTPIHVMENELCLPPLHIRRRYLASKFILKSKSLVNNKTLQSLENLSLFTGSNYWQHKKLPLLIDILSQYNSTPIHSSTQLGMFSLDKWISSIDLSHIISDKIPSISKAKRHYSIIQLKQLCTSYIQEQYPDYHTIFTDGSKDKDLGGAAFLDPILISHMKIKIDSDISIMHIELIAILEALSYILSVSGDKFVILTDSKSSLQHLARNTSHMRGIPTAYAIYELILKLQSNSKMVRLQWIPSHVQYEENDVVDMLAKQACVDGVPMNITPLFSDYFGRAKNKCFDLWQEYFDERSKEKGIWYRTIQPEISRVPWIDCDLNKNLMTIALRLRSGHIPSNKFNYLMKKVPSPCCDSCGVVDDVLHILMECARNENTRVSIFGPQRVNDIGLCNSMLAFPVSDKAQHLYKLVISRS from the coding sequence atgttaattgaaaaatTAGGTTTAACGATGTCTTCAAGTAAAACTAAgatttgtgtttttaaaaaaggatgctttagaagattaattaatttcgatTTTGACGGCACTTCGATTGATGTTGtcaataatgtaaaatatctaGGTCTCTGGCTGGATAGCTCATTAAGATGGGGTAAGCATATTAATGAAACCTCACAGAAAGTCATAAAgtacattaatttacttaaaattttatcagGTCCGGGATGGGGAGtccatcaaaaacatttaagACGTTTGTATATTTCCATAATTCGTAGTAGAATTGATTATGCcagttttttatttgataacagCTGCAactctaaattaattaaattagaccGAATACAAAATCAGGCGCTACGCGTTATCGGCGGATTTATACGGAGCACCCCAATACATGTAATGGAAAACGAGTTATGTCTACCACCACTTCATATTCGTCGTAGATACCTAGCCagcaaattcattttaaaatcaaaatctcTTGTTAACAATAAAACCTTACAATCGCTAGAAAATCTTTCACTATTCACAGGTTCCAACTATTGGCAACACAAAAAGTTGCCGTTACTTATTGACATTCTTTCACAGTATAACTCTACTCCTATACACTCTAGTACTCAACTTGGAATGTTTTCCCTCGATAAGTGGATTAGTAGCATAGATTTGTCCCATATAATCAGTGATAAAATTCCTAGTATATCTAAAGCTAAACGTCATTACAGTATTATACAGCTAAAACAATTATGTACTTCATATATACAAGAACAGTATCCAGATTATCATACAATTTTTACTGACGGTTCCAAAGATAAAGATTTGGGAGGCGCAGCCTTTTTGGATCCGATTCTAATAAGTCATATGAAGATTAAGATTGATTCAGATATTTCTATTATGCATATTGAACTGATTGCTATATTGGAAGCCTTATCCTATATTCTATCAGTCAGCGGTGATAAATTTGTGATTCTGACAGACTCCAAAAGTTCGCTGCAACATTTGGCTCGAAACACTTCTCACATGCGAGGTATTCCGACAGCCTACGCCATATATGAATTaatcttaaaacttcaatctaatTCCAAAATGGTACGTCTCCAATGGATTCCGTCACATGTTCAATATGAAGAAAATGATGTGGTAGATATGCTTGCCAAACAAGCGTGTGTTGATGGTGTTCCCATGAATATTACCCCACTGTTTTCGGACTATTTTGGAAGAGCAAAAAATAAGTGTTTCGATCTTTGGCAGGAGTATTTTGATGAAAGATCAAAAGAAAAGGGGATCTGGTATCGAACTATACAGCCAGAGATTTCTCGGGTTCCGTGGATTGACTGCGaccttaataaaaatttaatgactATCGCCTTAAGACTCCGTTCCGGACATATTCCatcaaataagtttaattatttaatgaaaaaagttcCGTCACCATGCTGTGATTCATGTGGAGTGGTTGATGATGTCCTTCATATTTTGATGGAATGTGCCCGGAATGAAAATACTAGGGTTAGTATTTTTGGTCCGCAAAGAGTGAATGACATTGGCCTTTGTAACTCCATGCTTGCTTTTCCAGTGTCCGATAAAGCACAACACTTGTACAAATTAGTGATAAGTAGATCGTAA